A genomic window from Leishmania panamensis strain MHOM/PA/94/PSC-1 chromosome 5 sequence includes:
- a CDS encoding hypothetical protein (TriTrypDB/GeneDB-style sysID: LpmP.05.0630), translated as MGHTHSVSAGSSAGGGDSGGGAAVAEALVISPSPFTPPAPNKSLMEPRWTARRLSAEQAADLCTELARLVVALELAYPADRPEEGGAEVARVSATAHIGGGDAHAWSGVPLKDPLAEESAALLLKPFEEVHLSGYRLGDAALTSPIPPDLPSFLLVVSRHKRLSVLDLSFNELTPQVLVPLLQAIRDLPLLVVLKLSGNLLGSARGDDNYNDLHETWDLATVSVDEELGGAATAAARLGHWLATNPSLLELALFHCDLNDRDVRALLSGLVHPRNTTLHTLRLSWNLACTSRSAQMALQLVTDLRNTTLCKVDLEGVAPATQVRLEYACTPDGLFRSGRTLIPASAGTPTAAGDDDNSGKTATVDSSAVTADVVDLEQLRQQQQQLAKIQTRLTPAQGARYENRCRYLEGDLDGSRVLAPLIMHELAAVLSTRPQPQPRIVEHYGANVLLDTATLAAREINFASTADTGTQDGDGGTELLALVTAKECGGDNPHNGRTAPSPAASTNSPTGAHRPPPEAAPHPHTSDAIRPRTCPPTHLRRGGLTSVVSMGRVDRSSSGRHSMHQEWQRNRTPQERRDARFETPQRLAGVMADAEAFRRRLRPVPLDTHAPPCAEVSRHRSGARSASATGVRATWYADDDFVLRSNGLSKVLLAPVLPGGAAAYHNVALEDVQDRPLHPCWCTPRQTSAMTGMFAGTLHYHCVHEAAAQKKQQPQHGASSPPPTSAAETVVGPPNPNRSKSRLPLLLPQVPPLPPPPQQQQPSIQLSNPAEMYCGCQGTGHLCLSACAASEEAGGARRRDRMRVTLRAKSAKGIGKAGVSGRGASASRKSDGTRARFLDWMATDGDDNVHKLCDTVVTTTAPPSLRVHTACGSLSVALNYDPVSHFSAQHVSCASDMTLAEF; from the coding sequence ATGGGTCATACACACAGCGTCAGTGCAGGCTCGTCCGCCGGTGGTGgggacagcggcggcggcgctgccgtggcagaAGCGTTGGTCATCTCACCATCACCATTcacaccaccagcgccgaaTAAATCGCTGATGGAACCGCGATGGACGGCTAGGCGTCTCTCGGCAGAGCAAGCGGCAGACCTGTGCACTGAGCTAGCGCGTCTAGTCGTGGCGCTCGAGCTCGCATATCCGGCTGACAGACCAGAAGAGGGTGGAGCAGAGGTGGCTCGCGTTAGTGCTACTGCACATATAGGGGGAGGCGATGCGCACGCCTGGAGTGGTGTGCCACTCAAGGACCCGCTGGCGGAAgagtcggcggcgctgcttctgAAGCCGTTCGAAGAGGTGCACCTCTCCGGCTACCGACTGGGCGATGCCGCCCTCACGTCGCCGATCCCACCCGACCTGCCTTCTTTTCTATTGGTCGTATCTCGGCACAAGCGGCTCAGCGTGCTCGATCTGAGCTTCAATGAGCTGACGCCGCAGGTGTTGGTGCCCCTCCTTCAAGCCATCCGTgatctgccgctgctggtggtgctgaaaCTCAGCGGCAACTTGCTCGGATCAGCTCGCGGTGACGACAACTACAACGACCTGCACGAGACGTGGGACTTGGCGACCGTGAGTGTGGATGAGGAACtcggaggtgcagcgacggcggctgcaCGCCTTGGCCATTGGCTCGCCACGAacccgtcgctgctggagctggcgcTGTTTCACTGCGATCTTAATGACAGAgacgtgcgcgcgctgctctccgGCCTCGTGCACCCCCGCAACACCACCTTGCACACGCTGCGGCTTTCATGGAACCTGGCGTGCACCTCGCGCAGTGCGCAGATGGCCCTGCAGCTGGTCACAGACCTAAGGAACACAACCCTGTGCAAGGTGGATCTGGAGGGCGTGGCACCGGCAACACAGGTACGACTCGAGTATGCATGCACGCCTGACGGCCTCTTCCGCTCCGGTCGCACCCTCATCCCGGCGAGCGCGGGCACACCAACCGCGGCCGGCGACGATGATAACAGCGGCAAGACAGCCACAGTGGATTCAAGTGCGGTAACTGCCGACGTCGTGGACCTTGAACAgctccggcagcagcagcagcagctagcCAAGATCCAGACGCGCCTCACGCCTGCCCAGGGGGCCCGCTACGAGAACCGCTGCCGGTACCTCGAGGGGGATTTGGATGGGTCGCGTGTACTGGCACCTTTAATCATGCATGagctggcagcggtgctgtccACGCgtccgcagccgcagccgcgcatCGTCGAACACTACGGCGCGAATGTGTTGCTGGACACCGCCACCCTCGCGGCACGGGAGATAAATTTTGCCTCCACTGCTGACACGGGAACGcaagacggcgacggcggcaccgAGCTCTTGGCGCTCGTTACGGCAAAGgagtgcggcggcgacaatCCTCACAATGGCCGCACCGCGCCATCCCCGGCGGCCTCCACCAATTCTCCCACCGGCGCCCACCGGCCGCCCCCCGAGGCcgccccacacccacacacatcgGATGCCATACGCCCACGCACGTGCCCGCCAACGCACCTGCGACGTGGCGGGCTCACCTCGGTGGTGAGTATGGGCAGGGTCGACAGGTCCTCGTCGGGGCGACACTCTATGCACCAGGAGTGGCAACGTAACCGCACACCACAAGAGCGGCGCGATGCTCGCTTCGAaacaccgcagcgcctcgctggtGTGATGGCCGACGCCGAGGCATTCCGCCGTCGCCTGCGACCTGTGCCGCTtgacacgcacgcgccaccGTGCGCCGAGGTCAGCcgacaccgcagcggcgcgcgcAGTGCCTCGGCGACAGGGGTGAGGGCAACGTGGTACGCCGACGACGACTTTGTGCTGCGTTCAAATGGGCTGTCGAAGGTGCTTCTTGCGCCGGTGCTCcctggtggcgcggcggcctACCACAACGTGGCACTGGAGGATGTGCAGGACCGCCCCCTTCACCCCTGCTGGTGTACGCCGCGCCAGACGTCCGCCATGACTGGCATGTTTGCTGGCACACTACACTACCACTGCGTCcacgaggcagcggcacagaaaaagcagcagccgcagcacggtgcctcctcgccaccaccgacaTCGGCGGCCGAGACAGTGGTGGGGCCACCCAACCCCAACAGATCCAAGAGTcggctgccgttgctgcttcCGCAAGtcccgccgctgccgccgccgccgcagcagcagcagccgtcaaTCCAGCTCTCCAACCCGGCGGAGATGTACTGCGGATGCCAGGGTACTGGtcatctctgcctctccgcGTGTGCGGCCTCAGAGGAAGCGGGCGGTGCTCGGCGCCGTGATCGCATGCGGGTGACGCTGCGCGCGAAGTCTGCCAAGGGCATCGGCAAGGCTGGCGTCAGTGGGCGTGGCGCGTCGGCGTCTCGCAAATCCGACGGTACGCGTGCGCGTTTCCTCGACTGGATGGCCACCGACGGCGATGACAATGTTCACAAGCTCTGCGACACCGTCGTCacaacgacggcgccgccgtcattGCGTGTGCACACGGCATGCGGTAGCCTGTCAGTGGCCCTCAACTACGACCCGGTGAGCCATTTCTCTGCGCAGCATGTGAGCTGCGCATCTGACATGACGCTGGCTGAGTTCTAG